Proteins from a genomic interval of Acidimicrobiia bacterium:
- a CDS encoding type I restriction enzyme endonuclease domain-containing protein — MPFQTAFLCSDLYLGHFDVDMSVFSEETRSVRRSNVVQFEKFCEKLKWAIQVYRIRAVANRGPALVAMGDGKLKAVTAELMLKFRENVAIDWNSKQSAQAGIRATAKTLLARHGYPPGYSDEAIEPSSNRAKYSLKRGHRKQPHSRPDVAVK, encoded by the coding sequence TTGCCGTTTCAGACGGCGTTCCTGTGCAGCGATCTGTACCTCGGTCACTTCGATGTGGATATGTCAGTGTTCTCCGAAGAGACCCGATCCGTCCGGCGCAGCAACGTGGTGCAGTTCGAGAAGTTCTGCGAAAAGCTCAAGTGGGCCATCCAGGTGTACCGGATCAGAGCCGTCGCCAACCGTGGCCCTGCCTTGGTAGCCATGGGCGACGGCAAACTCAAAGCCGTCACCGCCGAGCTAATGCTGAAGTTTCGCGAGAACGTAGCCATCGACTGGAACAGCAAGCAATCCGCCCAAGCTGGCATCCGGGCCACCGCAAAGACCCTCCTCGCTCGGCACGGCTACCCTCCGGGCTACAGCGACGAAGCCATCGAACCGTCCTCAAACAGAGCGAAGTATTCGCTGAAACGTGGACACAGGAAACAGCCGCATAGCAGGCCGGATGTAGCCGTGAAATAA
- a CDS encoding potassium transporter TrkG, with protein sequence MPKPPRSQVRNYHPAQIIVFGFGSVILAGSALLMLPISHTGSADIRPITALFTATSAVCVTGLATVETATSWTTFGHVVILVLIQLGGLGIMSLASLAGILISHRLGLRSRLRAQAETGALNLGDVRTVLRGVLAVTLFFEGLAATTLTLWFMFHHHYNPSKAIWNGVFHSISAYNNAGFALFEGNLVRFAHDPFVLIVIALAIIAGGIGFPVILDLRRERFRFKAWTLHTKLVVIMTVALILIGTTFFTISEWDNPATLGPLNSAESVTGGFFAAITDRTAGFNALDYGSANESTVLITTIFMFIGAAPAGTAGGVKVTTIAVLTLMVWSEMRGDPDVSAFGRRLPRFSQRQSLAIFLLGLGATLVGTVVLITTGPFEIGAAAFEAASAFSTTGLTTGITPLLKIPAQLILITLMFLGRVGPVTLGTALVLRERGRLFRYPEERPMVG encoded by the coding sequence ATGCCTAAACCACCGCGCTCACAAGTGCGCAATTACCATCCTGCACAAATCATTGTATTTGGCTTCGGTTCCGTTATTTTGGCAGGCAGCGCCCTCTTGATGCTGCCAATTTCTCACACCGGCAGCGCTGACATTCGACCTATCACCGCGCTCTTTACGGCCACTTCAGCCGTTTGCGTGACCGGGCTAGCGACAGTTGAAACAGCCACCTCCTGGACCACCTTTGGCCATGTCGTGATTTTGGTACTCATCCAGCTCGGCGGACTGGGAATCATGAGCTTGGCCTCCCTCGCCGGCATTCTAATTAGCCACCGCTTGGGCCTACGTTCCCGACTGCGAGCTCAAGCCGAAACCGGAGCACTCAACCTGGGCGACGTTCGCACCGTGTTGCGAGGCGTGCTGGCGGTAACTCTCTTCTTTGAAGGCCTCGCCGCCACCACACTCACTTTGTGGTTCATGTTCCACCATCACTACAACCCTTCCAAGGCCATTTGGAACGGTGTCTTTCACTCCATTTCGGCCTACAACAACGCCGGTTTCGCCCTGTTTGAGGGAAATTTGGTGCGTTTCGCGCACGACCCCTTCGTGCTTATCGTCATTGCACTGGCCATCATCGCTGGCGGCATCGGCTTTCCCGTCATCCTCGACCTACGCCGTGAGCGCTTTCGTTTCAAAGCCTGGACGCTACACACCAAACTCGTGGTCATCATGACGGTGGCGCTCATTCTGATCGGCACCACCTTCTTCACCATTTCTGAATGGGACAACCCGGCGACTCTTGGCCCGCTCAACTCTGCGGAATCAGTAACCGGCGGCTTCTTCGCCGCAATTACCGACCGCACCGCTGGTTTCAATGCTCTAGATTACGGTTCAGCCAACGAATCAACGGTATTAATCACCACCATCTTCATGTTCATCGGCGCTGCGCCCGCTGGAACCGCAGGCGGCGTAAAGGTCACAACCATCGCCGTTCTTACGCTCATGGTTTGGTCGGAGATGCGAGGCGACCCCGATGTAAGCGCCTTCGGTCGACGCCTGCCCCGATTTTCACAACGCCAGTCACTCGCCATCTTCCTCTTGGGTTTAGGCGCCACCCTCGTTGGTACCGTGGTCCTAATCACTACCGGTCCATTTGAAATTGGTGCCGCGGCCTTCGAAGCCGCCTCGGCCTTTAGCACCACCGGTCTAACAACAGGCATAACTCCGCTTCTGAAAATTCCGGCCCAACTTATTCTTATAACTCTTATGTTCTTGGGCCGCGTTGGCCCGGTAACGTTAGGCACGGCCCTAGTTCTACGTGAACGCGGCCGTTTGTTCCGCTACCCCGAAGAACGTCCCATGGTCGGCTAA